The following coding sequences are from one Musa acuminata AAA Group cultivar baxijiao chromosome BXJ2-4, Cavendish_Baxijiao_AAA, whole genome shotgun sequence window:
- the LOC135609647 gene encoding uncharacterized protein LOC135609647 codes for MASSFFVRTQVSPMTPLLPDASQRSASMPTMSEIMDASRTQGLRLRLQSLGPFFRVRAEAEGGAELGRAEGVVRPWVGGKVLHLDSMRLSQDTLRMDRSIFGFGLFIGAAAVRHGFDRGCRRAELLAINDSPLFHSKLVRFYTRMGFKAVHEVDGSSVGDLAHMLVWGGRGTRMDADIEQLLIKWGKRFKS; via the exons ATGGCGTCCTCTTTCTTCGTTCGCACTCAAGTATCGCCCATGACTCCGCTGCTGCCGGACGCCTCCCAGAGGTCGGCGTCGATGCCCACTATGTCCGAGATCATGGACGCCTCCCGGACGCagggcctccgcctccgcctccagtCGCTGGGGCCCTTCTTCCGCGTGCGGGCGGAGGCCGAGGGCGGGGCGGAGCTGGGGAGGGCAGAAGGTGTCGTCAGGCCGTGGGTCGGGGGCAAGGTGCTGCACCTGGACTCCATGAGGCTCAGCCAGGACACGCTCCGCATGGACCGCTCTATCTTCGGCTTCGGCCTCTTCATTGGTGCCGCCGCCGTCCGCCACGGCTTCGACCGAGGTTGCCGCCGGGCCGAGCTCCTCGCCATAAACGACTCGCCTCTCTTTCATTCCAAG CTTGTGAGGTTTTACACGAGGATGGGATTCAAGGCGGTGCACGAGGTAGATGGATCATCGGTGGGCGATTTGGCTCACATGTTGGTGTGGGGAGGTAGAGGGACTAGAATGGATGCTGACATAGAACAGCTTCTTATTAAATGGGGCAAAAGATTTAAGTCCTAA